The following coding sequences lie in one Rutidosis leptorrhynchoides isolate AG116_Rl617_1_P2 chromosome 4, CSIRO_AGI_Rlap_v1, whole genome shotgun sequence genomic window:
- the LOC139843165 gene encoding uncharacterized protein has product MWTLSEEVKYSVADTRAHIDAVSLPESDPQTVWFKGIPRKVNILIWRLARDRLPTRQNLSRRCVEIDQIRCVMCNNSGIESISHVMFDCLCAKDIWRRVRMWVNVSMPNFVNWSDWSSWFDDWRAPLDTKNRLYIIVASLMWHIWRFRNSLLFPPSVKKNLLFDSVCCISFIWYSGRGKKDVNWNS; this is encoded by the coding sequence ATGTGGACGTTGAGTGAAGAGGTTAAATATTCTGTAGCTGACACTCGAGCCCATATCGATGCTGTTAGTCTTCCGGAAAGTGATCCACAAACAGTTTGGTTCAAGGGTATTCCAAGAAAGGTTAACATTTTGATTTGGAGACTAGCAAGGGATAGGCTTCCAACTCGTCAAAATTTATCCCGTAGATGTGTGGAAATCGATCAAATTCGGTGTGTTATGTGTAACAATAGCGGTATAGAATCTATATCACATGTTATGTTTGATTGTTTATGTGCTAAAGATATTTGGAGGAGAGTGCGTATGTGGGTTAATGTCTCAATGCCGAATTTTGTTAATTGGTCAGATTGGAGCAGCTGGTTCGACGATTGGCGGGCTCCCTTAGACACGAAAAATAGACTCTATATTATAGTCGCGTCGCTAATGTGGCATATTTGGAGATTCAGGAATAGTTTGCTTTTTCCTCCATcggtgaagaagaatttgctttttgATTCAGTTTGTTGTATATCTTTTATTTGGTATAGTGGTAGAGGTAAAAAAGATGTAAATTGGAACTCTTAA